A single region of the Lycium barbarum isolate Lr01 chromosome 2, ASM1917538v2, whole genome shotgun sequence genome encodes:
- the LOC132627211 gene encoding F-box protein SKP2A-like codes for MIGVEDLSFEKLMVNNSSCKMGSGVIKEWKDIPMELLLRIASLMDDRTVIVASGVCSGWRDAISWGLTHLSLSWCKRNMNNLVLTLAPKFTKLEVLILRQDLQQLEDDGVETIANHCHELQDLDLSKSFKLTDRSLYALAHGCPNLTKLNISGCSAFSDNAVAYLAERCRKLRVLNLCGCVKAATDKALKAIGYYCNRLQTVNLGWCDKVGDEGVMSLAYGCPDLRLLDLCGCVLITDESVIALANNCPHLRSLGLYFCQNITDRAMYSLAQSRVKNKHEMWASMKKHRYEDEGLMNLNISQCTALTPPAVQAVCEAFPALHTCPGRHSLIISGCLNLTSVHCACSVQAHRARVLHPAH; via the exons ATGATAGGGGTAGAAGACTTGAGTTTTGAGAAGCTGATGGTGAATAATAGCAGTTGTAAAATGGGGAGTGGGGTGATCAAAGAGTGGAAAGATATACCTATGGAGTTGTTGTTGAGGATTGCATCACTTATGGATGATAGGACTGTGATTGTTGCTTCTGGTGTTTGTAGTGGTTGGAGAGATGCTATTTCTTGGGGACTCACTCATCTTTCCCTTTCTTG GTGCAAGAGGAATATGAACAACTTAGTGCTAACACTTGCCCCCAAGTTCACGAAGCTGGAGGTTCTAATTCTTAGACAAGATTTACAACAACTTGAGGATGATGGTGTCGAGACAATTGCCAATCACtgtcatgaattgcaagaccttGATCTTAGCAAAAGTTTCAAGTTAACTGACCGTTCCCTTTATGCTTTAGCTCATGGCTGTCCAAACCTCACGAAGCTGAATATCAGTGGCTGCTCTGCTTTCAGTGATAATGCAGTTGCATATCTCGCTGAGCGTTGCCGAAAACTAAGAGTCTTAAACCTTTGTGGTTGTGTTAAAGCTGCAACCGATAAAGCATTGAAG GCTATTGGTTATTACTGTAACAGATTGCAGACTGTAAATCTAGGTTGGTGTGATAAAGTTGGTGATGAAGGTGTAATGAGTTTGGCTTATGGGTGTCCTGATCTCAGACTCCTTGATCTGTGTGGCTGTGTCCTTATAACAG ATGAGAGTGTGATTGCTTTGGCAAACAATTGCCCTCACTTAAGATCCCTCGGTCTTTACTTCTGCCAGAACATCACAGACCGAGCAATGTACTCTCTGGCTCAGAGTCGTGTCAAAAACAAGCACGAGATGTGGGCGTCTATGAAGAAGCACAGGTACGAGGACGAAGGGCTTATGAATCTAAACATCAGCCAGTGCACTGCTCTCACACCTCCTGCCGTTCAGGCAGTGTGCGAAGCATTTCCTGCTCTGCACACGTGCCCCGGACGACATTCCCTCATCATTAGCGGCTGCTTGAACTTAACATCAGTGCACTGTGCATGTTCTGTTCAAGCACACCGGGCACGTGTTCTCCATCCAGCTCACTGA